CGGGTGCGATCAGTCGTACGCCAGCACCTGGCGAATATCCTCCACACACTCCTCCACGCTCTGCTTGTGCGCCAGGCCCACGCGCAGATCGCCCGCGGCGTCGAACACATAGCTGCGGGTGGAATGGTCGATGGTGTAGGTGTTGCCGATCGGCACCTTGGTGTAAGCCACGTTGAGTTGCGCGGTGGCGATCTTGATCTCGCTCTCCGTGCCGGTCAGGCCGACGAAGTCCGGATCGAAGGCCTGCACATAGGTGCGCAGGACCTTGGGGGTGTCGCGCTCCGGATCCAGCGTGGCGAACGCGAACTGCACGTGGCGTGCGTCCTCGCCGAGCTGCCGCTTGATCTGCGTGGCGCGCACCAGCGTGGTGGGACAGACGTCCGGGCAGCGGGTGAAGCCGAAGAACAGCACCAGCGCCTTGCCGCGGAAGCTCTGCAGCGGACGCGGGACGCCCTGCGTGTCGGTCAGGTAGAAGCTCACGCCGCGCCCGGCCGCGCTCAGGTCGGCACCGTGCAGCGGCGGGCGGCTGCAGCCGCACAGCAACAAGGCGAGCAGCAGGAACGCCGCATGGCGGGCGCGGTGCCGCGTTGGGCCGCCGTCTCGCGATTGGAATAGTGCGAATGTCGAAGTGTTCATGTGCGCGCCCTCAGTACTGGTACCGCATGCCCGCATACACCGAGCGCGGCGCGCCGGCCTGCAGGATCGCCGCGTCGGCGCTCGCCCGGTTGCGCACGCTCATGCTGCCCACGTAGCGTTTGTCGGCCAGGTTCCTGCCTTCGAGGAAGAACTGCCAGCGGTCGCGGGCGAAACCCGTGCGCAGGCCGACCAGGCCGTAGCGGCCGATGCGGTAGGTGTTGCTGAAGTCGGCATGGCGCGCGCCCACCAGGTCGAACGTCGGCCCGGCGTAGAAGCCGTTCTGATAGCGATACATCACCTCGCCCCGTATCGCGTAATCCGGCGCGGCCGGCAGGGCGTTGTTGCCGTAATGCGGATCGCCATCGAACGCGAAGCGGTTGTAGCTGGCGCTGAGCAGCGGTTCGATGCGATGCACGCCGTCGCCTAGCGGAATACTGGCGCCGACCAGCGCCTCGACGCCGGCATGCACGGTGCGATCCATGTTCGCGGACAGGCTGGTGCCCGGTGCGGCGGGGTCGTCGACGGAGAGGATCTCGTCGCGGATCTGCGCGTAGTACACGTCCACGTCCCACTGCCAGCTCACCGACTGCGAAGCGGGCGGCGTGCTGCCGCGCACGCCCAGTTCGTAGACGATGCCGTGCATGGCATCGAGGGTGGAGCCGTCGCCGCGCACGTCGTCTTCCAGATCGAACGTGGTCGGCGCTTCGTAGAGGCGGCTGATGCTGGCGTAGGCTTCGCTGCCCTGGGCGATGGCGTAGATCGCACCGACGCGGGGATTGAAGGCGCGGTAGTCGGCCTTCGGATTGCGCAGCGTGCCGCTGGCCAAGTCGGTGTTGCGCACGTCGCGGCCGGTGAACACGCCCTGCGCGCCGTAGACCAGCGTCCAGTCCTGGGCGAGCTTCCAGCGGTCCACGACGAACACCTCGGTGCTGTCGGAGCGGTTGTCGATGATGCCGGTGCGGCCATTGCGCTGGCCGTGGTCGTTGCGGTAGTTGCCGCCGGTCTCGCGCGTGTCGGCCAGGTTGAGGCCCACGAGCAGGTCGTGATCG
This sequence is a window from Xanthomonas sp. CFBP 8443. Protein-coding genes within it:
- a CDS encoding SCO family protein — encoded protein: MNTSTFALFQSRDGGPTRHRARHAAFLLLALLLCGCSRPPLHGADLSAAGRGVSFYLTDTQGVPRPLQSFRGKALVLFFGFTRCPDVCPTTLVRATQIKRQLGEDARHVQFAFATLDPERDTPKVLRTYVQAFDPDFVGLTGTESEIKIATAQLNVAYTKVPIGNTYTIDHSTRSYVFDAAGDLRVGLAHKQSVEECVEDIRQVLAYD